A part of Leptospira congkakensis genomic DNA contains:
- a CDS encoding MBOAT family O-acyltransferase, with the protein MLVLLTGSVFFYFWGEQTYILIMFSSIFINFIFGLLIDYVKSKKVFLFFGIFANLLLIIYFKYATFIVSAFSNITLREFTIQEIHLPLGISFFTFQGISYLIDIYRRDIYPDRNFLRFSFYISFFPQLIAGPIVRYSEVMHSLSRLKSDYQDKIDGMSIFVIGLGKKVVIANTLGIYADEILNSESYEFGSGVAWLAIISYSFQIYFDFSGYSDMAIGLGRIFGLTFPVNFNFPYRALSFQEFWRRWHISLSSWFRDYLYIPFGGNRKSPVRQYLNLLIVFICCGFWHGASWNFLIWGMYHGFFLVLERTYYRNIINYLPNILKLVFTFALINIGWVFFRLESTVSAVDFIEIMFGKNGFRFDQIYSIFDLRWIIGLGFAIFFSYDWRLFSKVNSIPALKMAIMFSVFSVSIVCLLANNYNPFIYFRF; encoded by the coding sequence ATGTTAGTTTTACTAACAGGAAGTGTTTTTTTCTATTTTTGGGGGGAACAAACTTATATATTGATAATGTTTTCATCAATATTCATAAACTTTATATTTGGCTTGCTTATTGATTATGTAAAAAGTAAAAAAGTTTTTTTGTTTTTTGGAATTTTTGCAAATTTGCTACTCATTATATATTTTAAATATGCGACTTTTATAGTTTCTGCATTTTCAAATATTACACTTAGAGAATTTACGATTCAAGAAATTCATCTTCCATTAGGGATCTCATTTTTCACATTCCAGGGTATTTCATATTTAATCGATATATATAGACGAGATATATACCCTGATAGAAATTTTTTAAGATTTTCATTTTATATTTCCTTCTTTCCTCAGCTAATTGCTGGACCTATTGTTCGTTATAGTGAGGTGATGCATTCTCTTTCTAGACTAAAATCAGATTATCAAGACAAGATTGATGGTATGTCGATCTTTGTTATTGGACTTGGAAAAAAAGTAGTGATTGCTAACACACTCGGTATTTATGCGGATGAAATTTTAAATTCAGAAAGTTATGAGTTCGGCTCAGGTGTAGCTTGGTTAGCTATCATATCCTATAGTTTTCAAATTTATTTTGATTTTTCCGGATATTCTGATATGGCGATTGGACTTGGTCGTATTTTTGGTTTAACTTTTCCGGTAAATTTTAACTTTCCCTATAGAGCATTAAGTTTTCAGGAATTTTGGCGTAGGTGGCATATATCTCTTTCTTCATGGTTTAGGGATTATTTATATATTCCTTTTGGAGGAAATCGTAAGTCCCCTGTTAGGCAATATTTAAACTTGCTAATTGTTTTTATTTGTTGTGGTTTTTGGCATGGAGCAAGTTGGAACTTTCTTATCTGGGGAATGTATCATGGCTTCTTTTTAGTGTTAGAAAGAACTTACTATAGGAATATTATTAATTATTTACCAAACATCTTGAAATTGGTTTTCACTTTTGCTCTAATCAATATTGGTTGGGTATTTTTCCGTTTGGAATCTACAGTAAGTGCTGTTGATTTTATTGAAATCATGTTTGGTAAGAATGGATTTCGGTTTGATCAAATATATTCAATTTTTGATCTGCGATGGATTATTGGTCTTGGATTTGCCATTTTCTTTTCTTATGATTGGCGATTGTTTAGTAAGGTAAATTCGATTCCAGCCTTAAAAATGGCAATTATGTTTTCTGTTTTTTCGGTCTCTATCGTATGTTTGTTGGCAAATAATTATAATCCATTTATTTACTTTAGGTTCTGA
- a CDS encoding alginate O-acetyltransferase AlgX-related protein has translation MNKFVIKLSILILVFPFLNLFFTVISDIDSTDKNKEITISDIFEAGTTGKFQLIENYFERKFPLRNWLIQKYNYFVWFVLDSSPKRRVVKGNDNWIFVFLGNNGLGGRDSSFDEKEFWEYRHGLDRINNFCVKNHIHFYTAVVPEKFNIYSEYLKPQHNATIKRDKYFRIYADTVLNLRKTVFFHKELFEAKAENQVYYKTDTHWNNKGAFLASKKLISVINRDFPSVPNLSERDFDVFYRESAGKDLGDFLSLSKYLKDEEYIYIPKKRISDRVNKLKILVIHDSYFYSMKPFFDLSFSQVDSFNFVQNENVEPLIELLKNKPDIVLFVTLERHIGDYDRRIYKIF, from the coding sequence ATGAATAAATTTGTAATTAAACTATCAATTCTTATATTAGTTTTTCCATTTCTTAATCTATTCTTTACGGTAATCAGTGATATTGATTCGACTGACAAAAATAAAGAAATTACTATTTCTGATATTTTCGAGGCCGGAACCACAGGAAAATTTCAGCTAATCGAAAACTATTTTGAAAGGAAGTTCCCTTTACGTAACTGGCTAATTCAAAAATATAATTATTTCGTTTGGTTTGTGTTAGATTCTTCGCCAAAACGAAGAGTAGTTAAGGGTAACGATAATTGGATTTTTGTTTTTTTGGGGAATAATGGTTTGGGTGGCAGGGATTCCTCTTTTGATGAAAAGGAATTTTGGGAATATAGGCACGGATTGGATCGCATAAATAATTTCTGCGTAAAAAATCATATTCACTTTTATACAGCCGTTGTACCTGAAAAATTTAATATATATTCTGAATACTTAAAACCGCAACACAATGCAACGATCAAAAGAGATAAGTATTTTAGGATTTATGCTGATACAGTCCTGAATCTAAGAAAAACAGTTTTTTTTCATAAGGAATTATTCGAGGCAAAAGCTGAGAATCAAGTATATTATAAAACGGATACGCATTGGAATAACAAAGGTGCATTTCTTGCCTCAAAAAAACTAATTTCAGTGATAAATCGAGATTTTCCTTCGGTACCAAACCTTTCTGAAAGGGATTTTGATGTTTTTTACAGGGAATCTGCGGGGAAAGATCTTGGTGATTTCTTATCTTTATCAAAGTATTTAAAAGATGAAGAATATATATACATTCCGAAAAAAAGAATCAGTGATAGAGTAAACAAACTAAAAATATTAGTAATTCACGATTCTTATTTTTATTCTATGAAACCTTTTTTCGACCTCAGTTTTTCTCAAGTAGATAGCTTCAATTTTGTACAAAATGAGAATGTAGAACCATTGATAGAATTGTTAAAAAATAAACCTGATATAGTTTTGTTTGTTACCTTGGAAAGGCATATCGGAGATTACGATCGACGAATTTACAAGATATTCTAA
- a CDS encoding phosphoglycerate dehydrogenase, producing the protein MLKNGNIFVSTYPFGNYDRLPIELLNRSGFSYTINPLSRKLTAEEVSEFAKDSVGIIAGTENLSLLINNSKKLKFISRVGIGLDSVPLRLCREKGIKVSYTPDAVTLAVAELVIGMMITLPRQVALADRQIRVGKWTRPVGISINSATIGIIGFGRVGFKISTLLNGFSPTKVYVSDILDKPEEIQSLRSLGLNIEQVSLEFLLEFSDIVSVHVPLTPLTRNLIGERELKLMRKNSFLINFSRGGIVNEEDVYHCLKNLEIAGMAVDVYEKEPYKGKLSELENVVLTQHMGSCSFDCRLAMESQATEELIRFFQSLPLLSEVPEFEYENSEF; encoded by the coding sequence ATGCTCAAAAATGGAAACATATTTGTTTCAACATACCCGTTCGGAAATTACGATAGACTTCCCATTGAATTATTGAATCGATCTGGATTTAGTTATACAATCAATCCATTAAGTCGAAAACTCACGGCAGAAGAAGTTTCGGAGTTTGCAAAAGATTCTGTTGGAATCATCGCAGGGACGGAGAATTTAAGTTTACTAATAAATAATTCAAAAAAGTTGAAATTTATTTCCAGAGTCGGGATTGGATTGGATTCCGTGCCATTGCGGTTATGTCGTGAAAAAGGTATTAAGGTTTCATACACTCCAGATGCCGTCACCTTAGCTGTTGCGGAATTAGTGATTGGTATGATGATTACATTACCAAGGCAAGTTGCTTTGGCAGATCGGCAGATACGGGTCGGTAAGTGGACACGTCCTGTCGGTATCAGTATTAATTCGGCTACCATCGGGATTATTGGATTCGGTCGTGTTGGTTTCAAAATTTCAACTTTACTGAACGGCTTTTCACCTACCAAAGTATACGTTAGCGATATTTTAGATAAACCCGAAGAGATTCAAAGCCTAAGAAGCTTAGGTTTAAACATAGAGCAGGTTTCATTAGAATTTCTATTGGAATTTTCGGATATTGTTAGTGTTCATGTTCCCTTAACACCTCTTACTCGTAATTTAATTGGTGAACGAGAGCTGAAGCTAATGAGAAAAAACTCCTTTTTGATAAACTTTTCCAGAGGTGGAATCGTTAATGAAGAAGATGTGTATCATTGCCTAAAAAATCTTGAAATTGCCGGAATGGCTGTGGATGTATATGAAAAAGAACCTTATAAAGGTAAGTTGTCTGAATTAGAAAATGTGGTTCTTACGCAGCATATGGGCTCTTGCTCGTTTGATTGTCGTTTGGCGATGGAAAGTCAAGCAACGGAAGAGTTAATCCGTTTTTTTCAATCTTTGCCGTTGTTAAGTGAAGTTCCTGAGTTTGAATACGAAAACTCGGAGTTTTAA
- a CDS encoding glycosyltransferase family 2 protein: MKQIETFEIISIVTPSYNQGEFLDRTLNSILTQSGPFYIDMVVMDGGSKDNSVSIITDYANLIHSGELSGEYNGLSFRTLKNQGNKNTNCLGISYRWVSEKDNGQTHAINKGWKLAVGSIIAWLNSDDVYHSNALEKAYKTLKDKKEIGLYGIGLHIDKEDRLMEFYPIEPYSFERLVDYCIICQPTVFLKSDVLESVGFLNEKLGYCMDYEYWLRIGKRNDFHFLPEVLACTRIHENTKTSQNLKVHSEIIQMQKKVVGKTSKHWLFHFANYSLADKFPRWKGKFPLKVMTRIYSLILGFLYR; the protein is encoded by the coding sequence ATGAAACAAATAGAAACCTTTGAAATCATCTCTATCGTCACACCTTCCTATAACCAGGGTGAGTTTCTAGATCGGACATTAAATTCGATCCTAACGCAATCAGGTCCATTTTATATTGATATGGTTGTGATGGATGGCGGTTCCAAGGATAACTCCGTTTCCATCATTACGGATTATGCAAATTTGATTCACTCAGGAGAATTGAGTGGTGAATACAATGGACTTTCATTTCGAACCTTGAAAAACCAAGGGAATAAAAATACCAACTGTCTTGGTATCAGTTATCGTTGGGTATCTGAAAAGGACAATGGCCAAACACATGCTATCAACAAAGGGTGGAAGTTAGCTGTAGGATCAATCATTGCGTGGTTAAATTCTGATGATGTTTATCATTCGAATGCTTTAGAGAAAGCTTATAAAACCTTGAAGGACAAAAAAGAAATTGGTCTTTATGGAATCGGTTTGCATATTGATAAAGAAGATCGGCTCATGGAATTTTATCCGATAGAGCCTTATTCTTTTGAACGTTTGGTAGATTATTGTATCATTTGCCAACCGACTGTGTTTTTGAAAAGTGATGTCTTGGAGTCAGTTGGATTTTTAAACGAAAAACTCGGTTATTGTATGGATTATGAATATTGGCTACGAATTGGAAAGAGGAATGATTTCCATTTTTTACCTGAAGTATTAGCTTGTACCCGAATTCATGAAAATACAAAAACGAGTCAAAATCTAAAAGTTCATAGTGAAATCATTCAAATGCAAAAGAAAGTAGTTGGTAAAACATCAAAACATTGGTTGTTTCATTTTGCAAATTACAGTCTTGCAGATAAATTTCCGCGTTGGAAAGGAAAATTCCCTTTAAAAGTAATGACTCGAATTTATAGCCTAATTCTAGGATTTTTATATCGTTAG